In the Setaria italica strain Yugu1 chromosome VI, Setaria_italica_v2.0, whole genome shotgun sequence genome, one interval contains:
- the LOC105914622 gene encoding protein DETOXIFICATION 50-like — protein MLRTRQKVDEEAVNARGGAGSGLSGLIHGNDGNGKAASAWATPAAEDGALEWWCLLRLSVPSCLPVCLEWCCTRSCMMLLSGVPIADPEAAAAAMHILIQTTSLLYIFPHSLSCILNTRVGHELGEGRPE, from the exons ATGCTGCGGACCAGGCAGAAGGTCGACGAGGAAGCCGTGAAcgcccgcggtggcgccgggtCAGGG CTCTCCGGGCTAATACATGGCAATGACGGCAATGGCAAAGCGGCCAGCGCGtgggcgacgccggcggccgaggACGGCGCCCTCGAGTGGTGGTGCCTGCTGAGGCTCTCCGTGCCCAGCTGCCTGCCGGTGTGCCTGGAGTGGTGCTGTACGAGATCATGCATGATGCTCCTCAGCGGGGTCCCCATCGCCGaccccgaggcggcggcggcagcgatgcATATCCTGATCCAGACCACGTCGCTGCTCTACATCTTCCCGCACTCCCTCAGCTGCATCTTGAACACGCGCGTCGGGCATGAGCTCGGCGAGGGGCGGCCGGAGTGA
- the LOC101764388 gene encoding uncharacterized protein At1g04910 — protein sequence MVQSRRRGGNFRCPRRAALPAAAALLLFLLAAVALLYVSPPPVSDHPVLASSRRRRSAHALLNSSDGGGTDESERREIFRVPTNGSNVRDGLWGSKLASKFYGCSNSSSKFLDSNITTQPDCYLMIVTSGGLNQQRTGIIDAVVAARILNATLVVPKLDQASFWKDSSNFSEIFDANWFISSLSKDVKIVKELPEIGGKLRAPHRMRVPRKCTERCYLNRVLPALLKKHVIRLTKFDYRLANRLQTDLQKLRCRVNYHALRFTAPIQEMGEKLIQRMRERSKHFIALHLRFEPDMLAFSGCYYGGGEKERRELGAIRKRWKGLHPNPEKGRRQGRCPLTPEEVGLLLRALGYSMDVHIYVASGEIYGGPRTLAPLKALFPNLHTKETISSKEELAPFSKYSSRMAALDFIVCDESDAFVANNNGNMAKILAGRRRYFGHKRTIRPNAKRLYPLFLNRGNMSWDAFSSKVHMVQKGFMGEPKELRPGRGEFHENPSTCICERTDGKVKPRNDQVLDSSSDRGKAIGEPAVPNYTAEEVGESDDDEDAPAEKEMFDMEMDDDVLVRPEDPELEQILSD from the exons ATGGTCCagtcgcggcggcgcggaggcaaCTTCCggtgcccgcgccgcgccgcgctgccggcggcggcggcgctcctgctcttcctcctcgccgccgtcgcgctgctCTACGtctccccgccgccggtctCGGACCACCCCGTGctcgcctcctcccgccgccgccgctcagccCATGCCTTG CTGAAcagctccgacggcggcggcacggaCGAGTCCGAGCGCCGCGAAATTTTCCGTGTTCCA ACGAATGGTTCGAACGTCAGGGACGGCCTTTGGGGTTCAAAGCTTGCTAGCAAATTTTATGGGTGCAGCAACTCAAGCAGCAAGTTCCTTG ATTCAAATATCACTACACAACCAGACTGCTATTTGATGATTGTTACAAGTGGAGGACTGAATCAACAGAGAACAGGG ATAATTGATGCTGTTGTTGCTGCACGCATTTTAAATGCCACACTTGTTGTTCCCAAACTGGACCAGGCATCCTTCTGGAAAGATTCAAG caatttttctgaaatttttgaTGCCAACTGGTTCATCTCATCCCTATCAAAGGATGTAAAGATTGTGAAAGAGCTTCCAGAGATAGGAGGTAAACTTCGGGCTCCTCACAGAATGCGTGTTCCTCGAAAATGTACTGAGCGGTGTTACTTGAACCGTGTGCTGCCTGCACTTCTTAAGAAACAT GTTATACGATTGACGAAATTCGATTATAGATTAGCAAACAGGTTGCAAACTGACTTGCAGAAGCTGAGATGCAGAGTCAACTATCATGCATTGAGATTTACTGCTCCAATACAAGAGATGGGTGAAAAGCTAATACAAAGAATGAGGGAGAGGAGCAAGCATTTTATTGCTCTTCACTTGAG ATTTGAACCTGATATGCTTGCCTTTTCGGGGTGCTATTACGGTGGCGgagaaaaggagaggagagaacTTGGTGCTATAAGGAAGAGGTGGAAAGGCTTGCAT CCTAACCCAGAGAAAGGAAGAAGGCAAGGTAGATGCCCTCTAACTCCTGAAGAGGTGGGTCTGTTGTTGAGAGCACTAGGCTACAGTATGGATGTCCACATTTATGTAGCTTCTGGAGAGATATATGGAGGTCCAAGGACTCTGGCACCGCTTAAAGCTCTCTTCCCCAATCTCCACACAAAAGAAACAATATCCAGCAAAGAGGAACTGGCACCATTCTCTAAATATTCTTCTCGCATGGCTGCACTTGATTTCATTGTCTGCGATGAAAGTGATGCTTTTGTGGCTAACAACAATGGCAACATGGCTAAAATCTTGGCCGGGCGAAG GAGATATTTTGGGCATAAGAGAACAATCCGACCAAATGCCAAAAGGCTCTATCCTTTGTTTTTGAACAGAGGGAACATGTCATGGGATGCATTCTCCTCAAAAGTACACATGGTCCAGAAAGGGTTTATGGGAGAGCCCAAAGAGCTGAGGCCGGGGAGGGGTGAGTTTCATGAGAACCCCTCTACCTGTATCTGTGAAAGGACTGATGGCAAGGTCAAACCTCGAAACGATCAAGTCTTGGATAGCAGTAGTGACCGAGGCAAAGCGATTGGTGAGCCAGCAGTTCCCAATTATACTGCCGAAGAGGTTGGCGAATCTGATGACGACGAAGATGCTCCTGCAGAGAAAGAGATGTTTGACATGGAAATGGACGATGATGTGTTGGTCAGACCAGAGGATCCTGAGCTAGAACAGATTCTTTCAGATTAG